TCGCCCGCGAGGCATTTCTTTTCGGGCGCCGGAGAAACTTGTCGCTGATTTCCGACCCGGCTGCGCGTCCGTAGATCCAGGTATCCCAGCATCCTTAGCGCGTCTGAAAAGACGCAGCGCTGTAAAGAAGAATTCGGGGAATGACGATGAAGACGTTTCTGATTCCAGCCGTCTTTGCCGCGGCTCTTTCTATCGTTGCGCCGGCCGAAGCCGCAGAGTGCGGCAAGGTGTCGATCGCCGAGATGAAATGGGCCTCGGCCGGTATTGCGGCGAATTTCGACAAGATCATCCTGGAAAAGGGCTACGGCTGCTCGGTCACAATCGTCGACGGCGACACGCTGCCGACCTTCGCCTCGATGAATGAGAAAGGCACTCCGGATATCGCCTCCGAATATTGGATCAATTCCGTCAGGGCCTTGCTCGATCAGGCCGTCAACGCCGGACGGCTGGTGCAGGGAGCCGAGATCCTGGCCGACGGTGCGGTCGAGGGCTGGTGGATCCCGAAATTCATCGCCGACGCCAATCCCGACATCCGGTCGGTCGAAGATGCGCTGAAACATCCCGAACTCTTCTCCGCCGAGGACGATGCATCGAAGGGCGCGGTCTACAATTGTCCCGCCGACTGGAGCTGCCAGATATCGACCACCAACCTGTTCAAGGCGCTTGCTGCGGACAAGAAGGGCTTCGAACTCGTCGAAACCGGCAGCCCCGAACGGCTCGATGCCTCGATTGCCCGCGCCTTCGAAAACAAGGTCGGTTGGCTCGGTTACTATTGGGCGCCGACGGCCGTTCTCGGCAAATACGACATGACGCGGCTGAGCTTCGGCGTCGGCCACAACAAGACCGAGTGGGACCGCTGCACGGCGGTTGCCGGCTGCATGAGGCCGGAACTCAATTCCTACCCGGTATCGCGCGCCTTCACCTTGATGACCAGGTCTTTTGCCAGCCGCTCCGGACCCGTCACCACCTATCTCAAAACCCGTAAATGGGACAATCAGACGATCAGTCAGGTTCTCGCCTGGCAAGACGAAAACCACGAAAGCAACGAGGATGCCGCCATCCATTTCCTTCGCAATTACGAGGGTCTGTGGATGAAATGGGTTCCGGCCGATGTAGCCGAAAAGGTCAAGGCAAGCTTATAACGTCAGGAGACGATCAACGACCGGACGATTCGACATGAATGGCAATGTTCCCTTTCCCGATCGCGATACCGTTGCGGAAAAGCTCGCTGCGCTGTCGGAGACGGACAAATCATATCTGACGCTGCTCATGGAAAATGTTGCTCAGGACGATAACCTGCTTGACGGCTTGCGCCGCCATCTCGATATCGCCGCCGGTTCGCGTTTCCTGAACTCGCTGAAGCTCGAAAATCTCGGCTTGTGGCTCGGAGCTCAAGCGCCGGATCGGCTGCAGATCCGGCTGATGGAAACCGCCCGCTCCAGCCAGCATCCGGCCTACCAAGCCTTCCGGACCGGTCTTGACCGATCCGGCGGCCTGGAAAAGGCTTATCCCCCGGTCAACCCTTGATCCGGCGCGGTCAACACGTGATCCGGCTCCCGGTTAAGACTTGATCCGGCGTTCTCCGTAGGAATCTGAACGGCCGTTACTTCTTTGCAGCGCGATCAACCGAGCGGCCGGCGTCCTGCGTGGCGTTCACGGTGTTTGCCGTATCTTTTCCTATGCCGCGGATCGTGTTGCCGCAGGAGGAAAGTGCAAGAAGAACCATCAAGGCTGCGGCGATTTTGGCCGTTGTCGTCATTTCGAATATCCTTGTTTGAAATCAACCCCGAACGGGACTTATGCCGTTCGCGCCGATAACGCACAAGGGGACAAAAGGTTCAACGCCTGAAAGAGATTATCAGGCGGCAACCGCCTTCGCTCTCTCGGCAAAGGCGCCGCGAATGCTGTCGGCCACCGTCTCGATCGGCCCCGATACTTGCGAGGCGGTCAGCAGGCGGATATCGAAAGCGCCGAGTTCCGGCAGGCCTTCCTGCGGGCCGAGGATCGCCATGTCTTCATTGACATAGGATAGCGGCAGCGGCGCAATGGCCAGATCGGAGAGCACGGCGGCACGTTGCGCCATGGTGTGGCCGCTGAGATAGGCGACGCGATAGTGCCGTTTGTTGCGTTCGAGCTGGGAGAGCGCCTCCTGGCGCCAGATGCAGCCATCCTCCCAGATCGAGATCGGCAGGGGATCGCGGCGATGCGCCGAACCGCACCTGGCGCCGGCCCAGACCAGCCGCTCGCGGAACACCACCTCGCCACCTGTCGGGAACGGCCGCGTCGCACAATTGATCAAGGCCAGGTCGAGCCGCTGCTCCTCCATGCGCTTTTTCAGCCCGATGCTCATGTCGATCGTCACGTCGACCATGATGCCGGGATAACTTTCAGCGAAACTCTTCAGGATGCTTGGCAGCAGCCGCTCGCCGATATCCTCCGGCGCGCCAAGCCTGACGACACCGCTGAGCTCCGGCATGATGAAGCGTGACACAGCCTCGTTCGACAGTGCCAGGATGTTGCGGGCGTAAGACAGCAGCATCTCGCCGTGGCGGGTCAGCGATACCGAGCGGGCGTCGCGCAGAAACAGCGTCGCGCCCAGCTGTTCCTCGAGCTTCTTGATCTGCATCGACACTGCCGAGGGCGTGCGGAAGACCGCCTCTGCGGCGGTCGAAAAATTGCCTGTCTCGGCGATGGCGACGAAGGTACGCAGCACATCGTTGTCAAGCAAAGGAATGGGACGGCGAAAGGGAAGGCTCATCGTCGCATCTTTCAATTTTTCTGATTTATAACCCCATATCATTTTGTTTGATTGAATGTCAATCGGCACTCATATTCTGGGTATCGGAGGCTAATGCAAACAAAGGACGCCGGACATGGCACAATCAAGCACATGGAATATCGTACAGGCTCTTTCCGCATTCAAGTCGCGCCGGCGCAGGGATGCGAACCACGAACATGCGTTGCGGGAATTGAAGCGATTTCCGTCGCACCTGATGGCGGATTGCCAGCGTGAAATGGAGTTGCCGCTTGTGAACAGGGCCGCTTGGCCGAAGCGGGCGCTGAGGATCGTGGAATCACCGAGCCGCGCATAAAGCGCGTTCGCCAGCGCCGCTTTTTTCAGACGCGCAAAAGACACGGCAGCGCTTTCAATATGTCGCAGGTTCTGACTTGGTCTGCGCACGGTCCTGCTGAACAGGAGCCGCAGGGACCGTTCCCCAATTCGTCGGCGTGCATAAAGCCGACCGTGGAGTCGCCTACATCCCGCCGAGCAGCTTGAAGGCGATGATCCACATGGTGAAAGCGACGAGCGTTTCCAGCATCCGCCAGGACGAAGGCTTCGAGAAGATCGGCCGCAGCCATGTCGCGCCATATCCGAGGGAGAAGAAGAACAGGAAAGAACCCGTCACCGCGCCTGCGGCAAACGAAGCCTGCTCACCGGGATAACGCGTCGAGATCGTGCCGAGCAGCACGACCGTATCGAGATAGACATGTGGATTGAGCCAGGTGAGCGCGAGGCAGGTCGCAAGCGTCTGGCGAAAGCTCGAAGTCTTGGCCTCCGCCGCCGAGAGGGTAGCGGATGACCGAAGGGCGGAATAGAGGCTCTTGGCGCCATACCAGGCGAGAAACGCCGCTCCTCCATAACGCATGACCGGATCGAGCCAGGGCATGAACCGGGCGATCTGCTGCAGGCTGGTCACGCCGAGCACGATCAGCACGGCATCGGAGAGCGCGCAGGCAAGGCAGACGGCGAAGACATGTTCATTGCGCAGACCCTGGCGCAGGATGAAAGCATTCTGCGCGCCGATCGCGACAATCAGGCTGAGGCCCATCATCAGGCCGGTGACATAGATCGAAAAATTCATCGCTCCGGCGAACACCTTCACTTCGGTGACGGTGTGGTATCGCCATTTCGCGAATTAGGCTAGTTAATCCAAATTAGCCCAATTAAGCGAAACTAATCCATGCTCGATTATCCAGCCCTCCGCGCCGTCGCAACCGTCGTCCAGACCGGCAGCTTTGAACGCGCCGCCGCCATCCTCAACGTCACGCCTTCGGCGATTTCGCAGCGCGTGAAGCAACTTGAAGAGCGTCTCGGCACCGTGCTCATCGTCAGAGGCACGCCCTGCTCGGCAACGGAAAAGGGAGAATGGCTCTGTCGTCACATGGAGAATGTTGGCATGTTGGAGGCCGAACTCCTCGGGCAGTTGCCGGCGCTCGTCGATCCCGACGAGCCGCACCAGCGGGTCACCCTTCAGATCGCAACCAATGCCGATAGTCTCGGAACGTGGTTCGTCGAGGCGATGGCGAATTTCGCGAAAAACGCGTCCTACCTCCTGAACATCGCCGTCGACGACCAGGATCACACCGCCGAATGGCTTGAGCGCGGACGGG
This Rhizobium acidisoli DNA region includes the following protein-coding sequences:
- a CDS encoding glycine betaine ABC transporter substrate-binding protein; protein product: MTMKTFLIPAVFAAALSIVAPAEAAECGKVSIAEMKWASAGIAANFDKIILEKGYGCSVTIVDGDTLPTFASMNEKGTPDIASEYWINSVRALLDQAVNAGRLVQGAEILADGAVEGWWIPKFIADANPDIRSVEDALKHPELFSAEDDASKGAVYNCPADWSCQISTTNLFKALAADKKGFELVETGSPERLDASIARAFENKVGWLGYYWAPTAVLGKYDMTRLSFGVGHNKTEWDRCTAVAGCMRPELNSYPVSRAFTLMTRSFASRSGPVTTYLKTRKWDNQTISQVLAWQDENHESNEDAAIHFLRNYEGLWMKWVPADVAEKVKASL
- a CDS encoding LysR family transcriptional regulator, giving the protein MIWGYKSEKLKDATMSLPFRRPIPLLDNDVLRTFVAIAETGNFSTAAEAVFRTPSAVSMQIKKLEEQLGATLFLRDARSVSLTRHGEMLLSYARNILALSNEAVSRFIMPELSGVVRLGAPEDIGERLLPSILKSFAESYPGIMVDVTIDMSIGLKKRMEEQRLDLALINCATRPFPTGGEVVFRERLVWAGARCGSAHRRDPLPISIWEDGCIWRQEALSQLERNKRHYRVAYLSGHTMAQRAAVLSDLAIAPLPLSYVNEDMAILGPQEGLPELGAFDIRLLTASQVSGPIETVADSIRGAFAERAKAVAA
- a CDS encoding LysE/ArgO family amino acid transporter, with translation MNFSIYVTGLMMGLSLIVAIGAQNAFILRQGLRNEHVFAVCLACALSDAVLIVLGVTSLQQIARFMPWLDPVMRYGGAAFLAWYGAKSLYSALRSSATLSAAEAKTSSFRQTLATCLALTWLNPHVYLDTVVLLGTISTRYPGEQASFAAGAVTGSFLFFFSLGYGATWLRPIFSKPSSWRMLETLVAFTMWIIAFKLLGGM